Proteins encoded together in one bacterium window:
- a CDS encoding pyruvate ferredoxin oxidoreductase (catalyzes the formation of acetyl-CoA from pyruvate and coenzyme A): MATLKDLAARSEGLVGGHRACAGCGASATLRQILLAASDKPVVAGIATGCMEVVTTIFPYTAWNINLVHDAFENSAATVSGIEAAYNVLKRKGKISKDIRFIAFGGDGGTYDIGIQALSGALERGHKMLYVCYDNGAYMNTGYQRSSATPFCANTTTSPVGSKVPGKKQVRKNLTEIVIAHEPAYAAQATPGYYMDLIKKVEKALAADGPSFINVLSPCVPGWGYPTDQTMNISKLAVDTLFWPLYEWEAGKYKINMKPREPKPLEDFLKPQGRFSHLFKPGNERLIEQFKAQVQEQWERLLRREQASG, from the coding sequence GCGCAGTGAAGGACTTGTCGGCGGACACAGGGCATGCGCAGGCTGTGGAGCGTCGGCTACGCTGAGGCAGATACTTCTTGCCGCTTCTGACAAGCCTGTGGTTGCCGGCATCGCGACAGGATGCATGGAAGTGGTCACGACCATATTCCCGTATACCGCCTGGAATATAAATCTCGTTCACGACGCCTTCGAGAACTCAGCCGCGACCGTTTCAGGAATCGAAGCAGCTTACAACGTTCTCAAGCGCAAGGGCAAGATAAGCAAGGATATCCGCTTCATCGCTTTCGGCGGCGACGGCGGCACGTACGACATAGGCATTCAGGCGCTCTCGGGCGCGCTCGAACGCGGACACAAGATGCTCTACGTCTGCTACGACAACGGCGCGTACATGAACACCGGCTATCAGCGTTCTTCGGCGACCCCGTTCTGCGCCAACACAACCACCTCGCCTGTAGGCTCCAAGGTTCCCGGCAAGAAACAGGTACGCAAGAATCTCACCGAGATCGTCATCGCGCACGAGCCCGCATACGCAGCGCAAGCGACGCCCGGCTACTACATGGATCTTATAAAGAAAGTCGAGAAGGCTCTTGCGGCTGATGGCCCCTCGTTCATCAACGTTCTTTCTCCTTGCGTTCCCGGATGGGGATATCCTACCGACCAGACGATGAATATTTCGAAACTTGCAGTGGACACCCTTTTCTGGCCCCTTTACGAATGGGAAGCCGGGAAATACAAGATAAACATGAAGCCTCGAGAGCCGAAACCTCTTGAGGATTTTCTTAAACCTCAGGGACGTTTCAGCCACCTCTTTAAGCCTGGTAACGAGCGCCTTATAGAACAGTTCAAGGCTCAGGTTCAGGAGCAGTGGGAGAGACTCCTCCGCAGGGAACAAGCGAGCGGATAG